A region from the Rosa rugosa chromosome 6, drRosRugo1.1, whole genome shotgun sequence genome encodes:
- the LOC133714020 gene encoding uncharacterized protein LOC133714020 isoform X2: protein MMTDRIPQHRAALGGVHTLDSESLKEFESHQPKLLPPAVPIACSDTSRPPSTTPAGLLSSSTASSAAQSGRMEGGFNGLKGKKISLITIVLMSTTILMWTWEKTPLLTTLVPAETETRLQVSSDSSVPLERELHVGKGVTTLAERDAWKEEFRAGLGSTLDSGP, encoded by the exons ATGATGACCGACCGAATTCCGCAGCACAGAGCAGCTTTGGGAGGAGTTCACACTTTGGACAGTGAGAGTCTGAAGGAGTTTGAATCTCATCAACCCAAACTTTTGCCTCCAGCCGTCCCCATCGCTTGCTCCGATACCTCACGCCCACCATCTACCACCCCCGCCGGGCTGTTATCCTCCTCCACCGCCTCCTCGGCAGCTCAATCAG GTAGAATGGAAGGAGGGTTTAATGGATTGAAGGGTAAAAAAATCTCCCTTATTACTATAGTGCTCATGTCAACAACTATTCTTATGTGGACATGGGAGAAAACCCCACTTCTTACTACCTTGGTTCCGGCCGAAACCGAAACCCGGTTGCAGGTGTCTTCAG ATAGCTCTGTACCATTGGAACGAGAACTACATGTAGGCAAGGGTGTAACAACATTAGCAGAGAGGGATGCCTGGAAAGAAGAATTTCGTGCGGGGTTAGGATCTACACTAGATTCCGGACCATAA
- the LOC133714020 gene encoding uncharacterized protein LOC133714020 isoform X1: MMTDRIPQHRAALGGVHTLDSESLKEFESHQPKLLPPAVPIACSDTSRPPSTTPAGLLSSSTASSAAQSGRMEGGFNGLKGKKISLITIVLMSTTILMWTWEKTPLLTTLVPAETETRLQVSSELRDVVVDSSVPLERELHVGKGVTTLAERDAWKEEFRAGLGSTLDSGP, translated from the exons ATGATGACCGACCGAATTCCGCAGCACAGAGCAGCTTTGGGAGGAGTTCACACTTTGGACAGTGAGAGTCTGAAGGAGTTTGAATCTCATCAACCCAAACTTTTGCCTCCAGCCGTCCCCATCGCTTGCTCCGATACCTCACGCCCACCATCTACCACCCCCGCCGGGCTGTTATCCTCCTCCACCGCCTCCTCGGCAGCTCAATCAG GTAGAATGGAAGGAGGGTTTAATGGATTGAAGGGTAAAAAAATCTCCCTTATTACTATAGTGCTCATGTCAACAACTATTCTTATGTGGACATGGGAGAAAACCCCACTTCTTACTACCTTGGTTCCGGCCGAAACCGAAACCCGGTTGCAGGTGTCTTCAG AACTGAGGGATGTTGTTGTAGATAGCTCTGTACCATTGGAACGAGAACTACATGTAGGCAAGGGTGTAACAACATTAGCAGAGAGGGATGCCTGGAAAGAAGAATTTCGTGCGGGGTTAGGATCTACACTAGATTCCGGACCATAA